Proteins co-encoded in one Nicotiana sylvestris chromosome 7, ASM39365v2, whole genome shotgun sequence genomic window:
- the LOC104220636 gene encoding serine/threonine-protein kinase-like protein CCR1, translating into MNTLFNLSFFHLLPFILFLKSASGFGSMGPISAAFGKNGFFCAIDASGKQDVICWGNKTNSSAAVPNSSSDVPPMAALSGGDGFLCGILANTSQAFCWDSLGSRSDLVPTVFKSNAYSHIAAGRSHVCAIRGPYYSESDWGSVDCWDIIRKSNDNDTFISRESSLFYNQYTNSAAFKKIVSGDGFSCGGVRDGGIFCWGPNSSGLGISSISENVHVLTAGIDSVCGVLEESNEVKCWGGNNASFGSPPVGVPFVSLAAGVHHFCGIRKDNHGIQCWGNYNSSLIPKGSGFLAIASSDFITCGIRESDLVLDCWYTNVSSQVDYDPPLQLCSPGLCTPTSSCGEGKFSFNASLLNEPDLINLCVRKDLKICSPCGANCSEGFFPSSSCTENADRVCTPCSLCQNSSCSDVCRLQNSEMMKHQHQHQLRQLLLIVGSSALGFLLCLVGLCLLIRMIGSRTKQGGKNQFASCIRKPEKETDANTDPHPPVSVSPCPGEAQVFRLSELKDATNGFKEFNELGRGSYGFVYKAVLADGRQVAVKRANAATIIHTNSREFEMELEILCSVRHSSIVNLLGYCAEMGEQILVYELMPHGTLHDHLHGGLSPLSWNLRLKIAMQAAKGLEYLHKEVSPPIVHRDVKSSNILLDADWGARIADFGLLTPNEKDLNGDVTTDVYNFGIVLLEILSGRKAYDRDCTPPSIIDWALPLIRQGKAAVIIDRYVALPRNVEPLLKLAEIAEQALRENPAERPDMSQLALLLEQLVKDVMIS; encoded by the coding sequence ATGAACACCCTTTTCAATCTTTCATTTTTCCATCTTCTTCCCTTCATATTGTTCCTCAAATCTGCATCTGGGTTTGGTTCAATGGGACCTATTTCAGCTGCTTTTGGTAAAAATGGTTTCTTTTGTGCTATTGATGCTAGTGGCAAACAAGATGTAATTTGTTGGGGAAATAAAACCAATTCCTCTGCTGCAGTACCCAACTCCTCTAGTGATGTTCCACCTATGGCTGCTCTCTCTGGTGGTGATGGTTTTCTTTGTGGCATTTTAGCAAACACTTCACAGGCATTTTGTTGGGACTCTTTAGGATCGAGGTCTGATCTTGTTCCTACTGTGTTTAAATCTAATGCTTACTCACATATTGCTGCTGGTAGAAGTCATGTGTGTGCTATTAGGGGACCTTATTATTCAGAAAGTGATTGGGGTAGTGTTGATTGTTGGGATATTATTCGAAAATCGAATGATAATGATACTTTTATATCAAGGGAGAGTTCTTTGTTCTACAATCAGTATACTAACTCAGCAGCTTTTAAAAAGATAGTTTCTGGAGATGGGTTTAGTTGTGGGGGTGTTAGGGATGGAGGGATCTTTTGTTGGGGTCCAAATTCAAGTGGCCTTGGAATTTCGAGCATATCGGAGAATGTTCATGTTTTAACTGCAGGGATTGATTCTGTTTGTGGGGTTTTAGAAGAGTCTAATGAGGTCAAATGTTGGGGTGGTAATAATGCCTCGTTTGGTAGTCCTCCGGTGGGGGTGCCATTCGTGTCGTTAGCAGCTGGTGTGCATCACTTTTGTGGGATTCGAAAAGATAATCATGGGATTCAATGCTGGGGAAACTATAATTCATCTTTGATTCCAAAAGGATCAGGCTTTCTTGCTATTGCTTCCTCTGATTTTATCACTTGTGGTATTAGGGAAAGCGATTTAGTTCTTGATTGCTGGTATACAAATGTTTCATCGCAAGTAGATTATGATCCGCCGTTGCAGCTGTGTAGTCCGGGATTGTGTACTCCTACTAGTTCTTGTGgggaaggaaaattttcttttaatgCAAGCCTTTTGAATGAGCCTGATTTGATAAATCTGTGTGTTAGGAAAGATCTAAAGATTTGTTCACCTTGTGGGGCGAATTGTTCTGAAGGATTCTTCCCTTCTAGTTCTTGTACTGAAAATGCAGACAGGGTATGTACTCCTTGCTCTCTTTGCCAGAATAGCTCTTGTTCGGATGTTTGCAGGCTCCAAAACTCGGAAATGATGAAGCATCAGCATCAGCATCAATTGCGTCAACTACTGCTCATAGTCGGGTCTTCTGCTTTGGGTTTCTTGTTATGTTTAGTTGGGTTATGTTTGTTAATCCGCATGATAGGCAGCAGAACTAAACAAGGTGGAAAGAACCAATTTGCCTCATGTATTCGCAAGCCTGAGAAGGAAACTGATGCAAATACCGACCCTCATCCTCCTGTGTCAGTGTCACCGTGTCCAGGTGAAGCTCAGGTTTTCCGACTCTCAGAGTTGAAAGATGCCACTAACGGGTTCAAGGAGTTCAACGAACTTGGAAGGGGAAGTTATGGCTTTGTTTATAAAGCTGTTCTGGCCGATGGGAGGCAAGTAGCAGTAAAGAGAGCCAATGCTGCTACGATTATACACACCAACAGCCGAGAATTTGAGATGGAGCTAGAGATCCTCTGCAGTGTTCGCCACAGCAGTATAGTTAATTTGTTAGGTTATTGTGCAGAAATGGGGGAGCAGATTCTTGTTTACGAACTCATGCCTCACGGAACGCTTCACGACCACCTCCACGGCGGTCTTTCTCCTCTGAGCTGGAACCTTAGGCTGAAGATTGCGATGCAGGCTGCAAAGGGGCTCGAGTACCTTCACAAGGAAGTTTCTCCTCCTATTGTGCACCGTGATGTGAAGAGTTCGAACATTCTCTTGGACGCTGATTGGGGAGCTCGTATTGCAGATTTTGGATTGCTTACACCTAATGAGAAGGATCTTAACGGAGATGTGACAACTGATGTCTATAACTTTGGGATCGTGTTGCTAGAGATTCTTAGTGGAAGAAAAGCCTATGACCGGGATTGCACACCTCCAAGTATTATTGACTGGGCACTGCCTCTGATCAGACAAGGCAAAGCAGCTGTCATCATAGATCGTTATGTTGCTCTTCCAAGAAATGTCGAACCTCTACTTAAACTTGCTGAAATTGCAGAGCAGGCATTACGGGAAAATCCTGCTGAGCGCCCTGATATGTCACAGTTGGCCCTTCTGTTAGAGCAGCTAGTGAAGGATGTAATGATATCATAG